The Papaver somniferum cultivar HN1 chromosome 3, ASM357369v1, whole genome shotgun sequence genome includes a region encoding these proteins:
- the LOC113360089 gene encoding pyruvate kinase 2, cytosolic-like, which yields MDYRVKIDNKCAYLVVHLFQVMLDTIGHELQVLNKSEKSIALKAESSVVLTPDQDKEATSDVLPINYDGLAKAVKKGDTIFLGQYLFTGSETTSVWLEICTLPGSGAADMYSNCKQRIYT from the exons ATGGATTATAGAGTGAAAATTGATAATAAATGTGCATATCTTGTTGTTCACTTGTTTCAGGTTATGCTAGATACAATAGGCCATGAATTGCAAGTTCTTAATAAAAGTGAAAAATCGATTGCACTGAAGGCTGAATCATCGGTTGTTTTGACTCCGGATCAAGATAAAGAAGCAACTTCAGATGTATTGCCAATCAATTATGATGGATTAGCAAAG GCAGTAAAGAAAGGAGACACCATCTTTCTAGGTCAATACCTGTTCACGGGAAGTGAAACTACATCAGTTTGGCTTGAG ATATGTACTTTACCTGGAAGCGgtgcagcagatatgtactcgaattgtaAGCAGCGGATATATACttga